Proteins encoded by one window of Streptomyces uncialis:
- a CDS encoding acyl carrier protein — MEQQEVAEHIKASLEAVLQREVVGLNADSRLFEDLSLDSMSVLELLLTLEDTIGLEIDPDELDAEVFRSFGSLSDYVVGQLRKAA; from the coding sequence ATGGAGCAGCAAGAGGTCGCCGAGCACATCAAGGCATCGCTGGAGGCGGTTCTCCAGCGGGAGGTCGTGGGGCTGAACGCCGACAGCCGGCTGTTCGAGGATCTCTCCCTGGACTCGATGAGCGTTCTGGAGCTGCTGCTGACCCTGGAGGACACGATCGGTCTGGAGATCGACCCGGACGAGCTCGACGCGGAGGTGTTCCGGTCGTTCGGGAGCCTGTCCGACTACGTGGTGGGCCAGTTGCGGAAGGCGGCGTGA
- a CDS encoding 3-oxoacyl-[acyl-carrier-protein] synthase III C-terminal domain-containing protein: MTITMSRVAVRVPDGRDGVDEILARYDRPRAERRLFTRIYGLRTSPVFSAGESLLEQLLDAGREALAGRRAALVLYGHTLLVQPFGHHDEFVSEIRDRLALPGVPVYGISRINCASVLRGADLADRFLNRPSAAPEDTVLVLGGDQGSMGDMSRVIPGVAVCGDAAAAFVMGREGTNHRGRYRYLGGAAARDDRFHRNLRMTPEESRAFGAACVEGMAGVVDAALERTGLRRDEVDWIMPHMSNAFVWRAVGGALGIPMERICLDLLPDQGHLFGVDALTALDHADRTGRLRPGQRCVLAAQGMGAYFQAAVVEVTDDAP; the protein is encoded by the coding sequence GTGACGATCACCATGTCCCGGGTGGCGGTACGGGTGCCCGACGGGCGGGACGGGGTCGACGAGATCCTGGCACGGTACGACCGGCCCCGGGCCGAACGACGGCTGTTCACCCGGATCTACGGGCTGCGCACCAGCCCGGTGTTCTCCGCGGGGGAGAGCCTGCTGGAGCAACTGCTGGACGCCGGACGGGAAGCCCTCGCCGGCCGGCGGGCCGCCCTGGTGCTCTACGGCCACACCCTGCTGGTGCAGCCGTTCGGGCATCACGACGAGTTCGTGTCGGAGATCCGCGACCGGCTCGCCCTGCCCGGGGTCCCCGTGTACGGGATCTCCCGGATCAACTGCGCGTCGGTGCTGCGCGGCGCCGACCTCGCCGACCGCTTCCTGAATCGTCCGTCCGCCGCTCCCGAGGACACCGTGCTCGTGCTCGGCGGCGACCAGGGAAGCATGGGGGACATGTCCCGCGTCATCCCGGGGGTCGCGGTCTGCGGGGACGCCGCGGCGGCCTTCGTCATGGGCCGCGAGGGGACGAACCACCGTGGCCGGTACCGCTATCTGGGCGGGGCGGCGGCCCGCGACGACCGGTTCCACCGCAATCTGCGGATGACACCGGAGGAGAGCCGGGCGTTCGGTGCCGCCTGTGTCGAGGGCATGGCGGGCGTGGTGGACGCCGCCCTGGAACGGACGGGACTGCGCCGCGACGAGGTGGACTGGATCATGCCGCACATGTCCAACGCCTTCGTCTGGCGCGCGGTCGGCGGAGCGCTGGGCATCCCGATGGAGCGGATCTGCCTCGATCTGCTGCCCGATCAGGGCCACCTCTTCGGAGTGGACGCGCTGACCGCGCTCGACCACGCCGACCGCACCGGCCGACTCCGGCCGGGCCAGCGGTGCGTACTGGCCGCGCAGGGCATGGGCGCCTACTTCCAGGCGGCCGTCGTCGAGGTGACGGACGACGCGCCATGA